The genomic window CACATACAGCTCATCGTTGAACCTCCTTCGAAACTCGTTGTCGACTTACGAACAGGGCCATTAGCTTTCCGCATAACCTTTCTCTCGAGCTCTTCAAGAGTCATTTCATCTTCTGTCGACACCGTCCGTGTGTACGAGCAATAAATCAGAAGAAAGTTATTctctgtttgatttctaagctgacattgttttcgctaTAAATGCTTGTTTGCAGATAGAAGAATTATTTCACAGCGTCCATTTGTATCCGTCAACAGTAAGGTGATCAGCATGGTtgtgccgattctttcttggatgcgAGCTAGTACTTCATCTTGTCCTCGTTTACCGCAAAACCCAATTGTTTGCCTCTTTGTCTAGTTCAGAGAAGACAAACTGCCAACTGtctctttattttcttttctcttactctAATTGTTCCTTTTCTTTATTTGCTTCTTTTTCTAAAACTCGTTTCTACCCCTCTAAACCGTTATTTTTCGCCTTCTTTCGATATTCACTTTCGCTTTCGAAAGAAAATACATTTTCTTAAATTCCCTCTCTTTATCTAGGATTTTCATTGTTGCTTTTCTCCTTCTCCCTTTTACTTTTACTTACCCGTTCCCTGTCCTCATCTCATCGCCTTTCTCTCCACAAGATCCTTCTTTTCCCACTCGCTTTCCGGCatcctcgtttttttttttcttccactCCATTTCTCTTTTCCCCTACCtcctttttactttttcaatcCCTGTTCCACTTCATCATATTCCTTTTCTTGCTATCTATCTTCTTTCAACATTTCGTTATCTGTTCCCATCGCCTCCTCTCCTTTCTTCCTCCTAAGCTTCCATTTGTTTTCAGATCCCATCTTTTCACTCCTCGCTTTCTTTCCATCGTTCCACCGTTCCTTTTACTCTTGTTTTTCTTCTTGTTATCCGTCTTGCCCATCCCCTTTCTCTTCCTACCTACCCAATATCCTTTTCCTTAACCGCCCCCCTTCCCCAATTTACCCAATTCTAGCCTTCTATTCTAAAATGTTTCTCCTTACATTTTCATTCTCCCCCTCTCTACCTACCTTTTCGGGGGCGTGGCACCGTATTAGTATTAGTACTTGTACTAATTTGAGGTCTCATAACTATGATCATGACAagtattttaaaaacaaattgtatTCTCTTACTTTCAGATCTTCAAAACTGTTGCTGGTGTCGTCGTCGTGTACCCGAGAATGCGCCCGAATTTCTTACAATCTCCGACGGTCCACGCTACTGCTCTGAATCCTGCTTTACGCAATCACGACGCGCCTCTTTCAAGAAAGCCAAAACTTGCGATTGGTGTAAACATGTACGACATGCCATCAGTTATGTCGACTTTAATGATGGCGCCTCACAATTACAATTTTGCTCCGACAAATGCCTGAATCAGTATAAAATGCAAATTTTCTGCAAAGAGACACAAGCGCATTTGGACATGAATCCACATCTGCGTGAACGAGGTCTAGCGGCAGTGGCTTCCGGCAATAGTGCTGGTCTCATAACGCCTGATTTATGGCTGCGTAATTGCCGCAGCCGTTCCGCATCACCAGCTTCGACACTGTCAGTTTCTCCGGGGCCAACAGGACCTGCCACTATTATAGCAAATAATACCAGCTTAGCTGCAGGCTCTTCGTCATCACCACCCTCATCGGCTGCCTTGAATTTGGGAACCACTACTATAGCCACACACAAACCTATGATCTCAGTAGCACCCGTTTCAAAATTAATGTCAAAAAACGTGGGAATGTTAAGTTCTGCGCCAGTGACGTCAACAACGAATCGCATCTCACCAAAACACAATCGCAAGAAGCGTCCGCTACGCTCTAGCTTGAGCGGTAATGCTGGCGCTCATGCCGATTTGTCCACTGGTTCCATGAAGGGAACGCACAGCGTAATAGGACTGGATAACAGCAATTTAAATGTTTCTACAGCCAATAGTTTATTGGGAAAGTCGAAATCATTGCTTGGTGCTAACTCTAACAACAATTTACGTACTAGTCCTAGTATTCATATGACATCCTCTGGTGCTGGTGGAAGTGCTGTTAAATCGGGTCCATCTGCTCTAAGTCAATTCGTTGGCTcaagcgtgcaagatttgcataTGAGTGTGCCACCACTTTCACCAATGCTGGAACAACAAACATCTCCGCATACGCTACCTCCGCATGCAATGAATACGAGTGGCCGGAGCTCAACGAGCATGCCACCAACTTACTTCGCTGCGCCGACAGGTGGTCAAACGCCAAATACGATCGGGCCAAATAACCAGCTACCGCACGGCCCATTTCCACCACACGCACCACCCTACTTGCCAAATCCTAGTGCTCCTGCTGCAGCTGGCATGTTTCCACGATTCTTCGGTGCGGGAGGATTCCCTGGATATCCTGGCTTCCCTCAACATATGATAGAAACACCACCTGATTTGTTGGGTGGTTTGGGACTTGGCGGTGTACTCGGTGCGCCTCCACCTGTCACTGTCATGGTGCCATATCCCATAATTATACCGCTGCTGATACCTATACCAGTGCCACTGCCCGTAATGGATTTCTACAAAGCTTATCTATCACCTGAAGAACGTAACAAACTTAAGGAAGAGGAAGAAAGCAAAACCAAAGAaactaatttagtgcaaattGTAGCGAACGAGGCTGCGCATGCTGCAGACATAATGGAGGATAGCGATAGTGAGCAAAAGATGCATGCCAAGGAAGATGCTGTGAACGAAGAACCATTAGACTTCACGAAATCCAAAGACTGTTTAATTGCATGCTGTGTTGATGATCATTGTGACGAAGTTGCATCGATCTCTGCACAATCACGCAAAGACGCAACATCCGATCTTAAACGCGCCGCATCTGAGGAACCCTTGACGACGACAACGACTTTATCACCGATAACTACAACCACTACGACTACGGCCGTAACAACATCACCTGAAAATTTGCCCTATTCACCATCTACACCATCCAAAGCAACACATTGCATTGTACGCTCGGACGATTTGGAAACCCCAAGATGTGGCTTGGGTGAGGATGGTGCTGAGGATTTACTTACCGCAGATGGCGAATCGGATGATGCCAAGCAGAAGTTACCGAAGTTCAAAATAACGCGGCTACAAACGAAACGCACGCTTATCCAAACCAAAGAATCACCTACCACGCCCACGTCAGCGGCAGCCGAATGCAGCCGGCCTTTGCGTAAACGGAAGCGCATAATCGATTGCGATTTTCAAAAGTTGGCTTTGAAGGAAGCTGCAGAGTTAGATGGCGATGGCTTCGAAACATCTAGCACGCCGAACGTGGAGGCTGAAGCAGACGGAACCGAAATAGAAACCAGTGAAACAGTAACAGCGTGCAATAGCAATAGTAAAACGCAAAATAAAAAGTAGATTTAGACAATTACTTAAAGTTgtaatacatacacacatacatatatatttatatgtttaagtataattttaaattatttagttTTTGGTAGGTTCAGAGAATTAAAAGTTTATTACGTAAGAGCTCAAGAGATGACTCAAACGATTTGACTTCATATGCCGAAGAGAAAATGGCTTAAAATTTAGATACACTGAGAAAAATAGTTTGCTGTATTACGTGTACATAATTTATTATAAAGCAAAAATATATTGTAGGTTAGGTTTTTCGTTACAAAAGAATTCTTTTAAGTTAGTTTAAATGTTAATATTTGATGAatacaattaaattatttttctttaaaaataatgCAGAAATATAAACTCTATTATCTTTGAGCCTAAAATATCAAAGCAAGGGTTTAAAACAGTGGTAAGTATAGTTTTCGTGTCGGTAGCATACCGTTAACGCGTAGCAACGATTTATGTAGTTTCGAAtgagtgagtcgcgaccgaaatactttttatactcagcgtgctttgcacacagagtatattaactttgattggataacagttggttgtacagatatacaggaatcgagatagatatagacttccatatatcaaaatcatcagtgtcgaaaaaaatttgattgagtctcgtccgtccgtctgtcagttaacacgataacttgagtaaatattgagatatcttcaccgaatttggtacacgagcttatctggacccggaatagattgctattgaaaatgagcgaaatcggaggataaccacgtccacttcttatatatataacattttggaaaacacaaaaaacctgattatttagtaagtaatacacctagaatgttgaaatttgacgtgtggtctgatattgagactattgataaaagtttgaaaactttatttaaatggacgtggcaccgcccacttgtgataaaatcaatctgacaaatattaatcataaatcaaaaatcgttaaacctatcgtaacaaaattcggcagagaggttgcctttactataaggaatgctttaaagaaaaattaacgaaatcggttaaggaccacgcccatttttatataaaagatttttaaaagggtcgtggacgaataaaataaactatatctttgcaaaaaagagctttatatcattggtatttcatttccctagtggatttataacaataaatgggaaaaacatcaaataaaaaaaaaaaaaagtgggcgtggcaccgccccttttatgactaagcaattttctatgtttcgggaggcaTAATTCGAAGAATTCGAAGAAATTGtcggattgtaataaaattgggtacacagatttgcCTTGTAGCAAgatatatttttagaaaaaatgaacgagatcggttaaagaccacgccaacttttatataaaagatttttaaaagagtcgtagacgaaaataataggctatatcttagcgaaaaagggctttgtatcaatagaattttactttttaattgaattataacattgaattggaaaaactaaaatttttgaaaatgggtgtggccccgccccttttatgactaagcaattttctatggttcgggggccataactcaaagaaaaacaagtaaggacctttcatgaatgggggtgaacaataatcttatcccgttcgtaatcttcgtataatcggatgtataagataagaaatatatagtgaacagatctacatacctaaacgatttttaagataaatataaaataaaaaatagataggtactttgtgtgaggatgcaaagtttcaggttttttgtggtctgcgtgtaaaactatgactacgaatcacgtatttcaaaaatatatgatgtaaacgtaaatatttgatgaaatttgatgaattttgaagcttttgtccgtaaaaaaggggcaaaaatgacagtttatatgaagtatatattatatataccaccgatctcaatgattttttcagacaacaatatatgctatatacgtaagcatttggtgaaatttgatgccgctagctgttaaaatggggaagaaattgcgcaaagtttcttatctgaacaatcggttgtatgagattatatataccaccggtccctaagatttttttcagacaacaatatatgctatatacgtaagcaatcggtgaaatttgaagcttatagctgttaaaatggggtagaaattgcgaaaagtttcttatctgaacaatcggttgtatgagatatatactatatatacaaccgatctctatgatttttacagacaacaatatatgccatatacgtaagcatttggtgaaatttgaagcttctagctgttaaaatggggctaaaattgcgaaaatatatatatatactatatacaccaccgatctgtatgattttttcagacaacaatatatgctatatacgtaagcattcattgaaatttgaagcctctagctcttaaaatagggcagtaattacgaaaagtttcttatctgaacgatcggttgtgggggatatatactatatatacgaccgatctcatcaattttttcaggcaacaatatgtgcaatatacgaaagtatatggtgaagtttgaagcttcaatctgttaaattgagtaagatattacaaaaatcctctttttctgaaaaatcggttgtatggaggatatatgctatagtggtccgatacggccggttccgacaaatgtctaatcggacacccaaatacacctgctccccaaattttatcaagatatctcaaaaattgagggactagtttgcatacaaacagacagacggacagacggacatggctaaatccactcagctcttcaacctgatatttcggtatacttaatggtgggtctatctattttcctttaaggacttacaattttgggtttcgtgacgaaattaatataccatttcattttcatgaaaggtataataacatatcgtaatgaaattgtgtacacatattttccctatatcagaaaatatttctagtaaaaatggacgggatcggctaaagaccacggcaacttagatataaaacaagtttaaaagggtcgtagactagaataataagctataacttagcaaaaaatagttttgaatcaatgatatttcacttatcaagttttattgtaagaggaaatgaggacacattttttttaaatgggcggtgccacgtgttatgtagaaaagtaatttatctgaaatgaaatgtgtaattgaagctcacgctgagtatataatgttcagttacacccgaattgagacacctttacttgttagttCTAGTTCT from Eurosta solidaginis isolate ZX-2024a chromosome 3, ASM4086904v1, whole genome shotgun sequence includes these protein-coding regions:
- the Sobp gene encoding sine oculis-binding protein homolog A isoform X2, which codes for MNELLGWYGFEGVDRLDLSTKTSRLLQSAAVAQANNAAITAANNNNANHNNNGNSNNSNSSNNALSQQRHGIEKRRSRSRAATMLQLQQQQSEHIRSIMNNNNNNNNASNKNNNLRKLAPNYRNTSRGSASGATGVANGGGGESTTSDHDTRSSREEDSKSPLSAGKIAILEEKVDLQNCCWCRRRVPENAPEFLTISDGPRYCSESCFTQSRRASFKKAKTCDWCKHVRHAISYVDFNDGASQLQFCSDKCLNQYKMQIFCKETQAHLDMNPHLRERGLAAVASGNSAGLITPDLWLRNCRSRSASPASTLSVSPGPTGPATIIANNTSLAAGSSSSPPSSAALNLGTTTIATHKPMISVAPVSKLMSKNVGMLSSAPVTSTTNRISPKHNRKKRPLRSSLSGNAGAHADLSTGSMKGTHSVIGLDNSNLNVSTANSLLGKSKSLLGANSNNNLRTSPSIHMTSSGAGGSAVKSGPSALSQFVGSSVQDLHMSVPPLSPMLEQQTSPHTLPPHAMNTSGRSSTSMPPTYFAAPTGGQTPNTIGPNNQLPHGPFPPHAPPYLPNPSAPAAAGMFPRFFGAGGFPGYPGFPQHMIETPPDLLGGLGLGGVLGAPPPVTVMVPYPIIIPLLIPIPVPLPVMDFYKAYLSPEERNKLKEEEESKTKETNLVQIVANEAAHAADIMEDSDSEQKMHAKEDAVNEEPLDFTKSKDCLIACCVDDHCDEVASISAQSRKDATSDLKRAASEEPLTTTTTLSPITTTTTTTAVTTSPENLPYSPSTPSKATHCIVRSDDLETPRCGLGEDGAEDLLTADGESDDAKQKLPKFKITRLQTKRTLIQTKESPTTPTSAAAECSRPLRKRKRIIDCDFQKLALKEAAELDGDGFETSSTPNVEAEADGTEIETSETVTACNSNSKTQNKK
- the Sobp gene encoding sine oculis-binding protein homolog A isoform X1; this translates as MSKKSTLSSVVAKIKTKTATAHVENTIKTPTTLAPSTNLNTAVNDITNTITMQAVKIKKELPSDEIKEFAENTMNELLGWYGFEGVDRLDLSTKTSRLLQSAAVAQANNAAITAANNNNANHNNNGNSNNSNSSNNALSQQRHGIEKRRSRSRAATMLQLQQQQSEHIRSIMNNNNNNNNASNKNNNLRKLAPNYRNTSRGSASGATGVANGGGGESTTSDHDTRSSREEDSKSPLSAGKIAILEEKVDLQNCCWCRRRVPENAPEFLTISDGPRYCSESCFTQSRRASFKKAKTCDWCKHVRHAISYVDFNDGASQLQFCSDKCLNQYKMQIFCKETQAHLDMNPHLRERGLAAVASGNSAGLITPDLWLRNCRSRSASPASTLSVSPGPTGPATIIANNTSLAAGSSSSPPSSAALNLGTTTIATHKPMISVAPVSKLMSKNVGMLSSAPVTSTTNRISPKHNRKKRPLRSSLSGNAGAHADLSTGSMKGTHSVIGLDNSNLNVSTANSLLGKSKSLLGANSNNNLRTSPSIHMTSSGAGGSAVKSGPSALSQFVGSSVQDLHMSVPPLSPMLEQQTSPHTLPPHAMNTSGRSSTSMPPTYFAAPTGGQTPNTIGPNNQLPHGPFPPHAPPYLPNPSAPAAAGMFPRFFGAGGFPGYPGFPQHMIETPPDLLGGLGLGGVLGAPPPVTVMVPYPIIIPLLIPIPVPLPVMDFYKAYLSPEERNKLKEEEESKTKETNLVQIVANEAAHAADIMEDSDSEQKMHAKEDAVNEEPLDFTKSKDCLIACCVDDHCDEVASISAQSRKDATSDLKRAASEEPLTTTTTLSPITTTTTTTAVTTSPENLPYSPSTPSKATHCIVRSDDLETPRCGLGEDGAEDLLTADGESDDAKQKLPKFKITRLQTKRTLIQTKESPTTPTSAAAECSRPLRKRKRIIDCDFQKLALKEAAELDGDGFETSSTPNVEAEADGTEIETSETVTACNSNSKTQNKK